The window ACTGAAGGGAGTTTCAGTGTGCTACTATGTATTTGGAGGCTAGAGCATTAATAATCCACAGTAGTAGCCAAGGATGCTATCCGATGGACTCAAGATGGAATCTTCCGTTCGGGCCCCGCATCCGAAGACAGCGTCGTGGGGTCAATTCGACGCTACtatttccatctttgctgACAATTGCTGAGACATTCGCGGTGATGCAATTTAGAAATACTCGTCTCCATGAGAATATGCATTTGTGGAGTATGGTGGCGAATAGTCTGGCATTGCAAACGATCAAATGTCTTCACATCGAATGAAGAGCGTCGACACGGCATCACAAAACAATGGCCCCGGCAGATCCCGAGAtcatcaagacaaaagacaacACCCTACCATGTTGAACAAACCATTCCAATTGGCATTTGAAACTATGCAAAAGAGCCTCAATTAAGAAACATCAAACTCCATTTTGTATTTTCCTTCCCACCACCATTACTCGGGGTATTTTACCAAAACCTAACTTAAGCCATCACATGCAATCATCAAAAAAATCATGTCCCTCTTCCTCAGGACTTGGGCGGGTTTTCCACAGTCTCCTCCACCGCAACTTCACCCTGCTCTGACTCTGGCACGTTCTCATCCGCCTGCTTATTCTTCACATCCGCCAGGCCGTAAATCACAATGCTGATGATGCCGATAATGGCGGACAGGATAGAAAACACAAGCGCAACGATTCCTCGCGCCGTGAATCCATCGGGGATCCAGCCCGGCTGGGCAGCCTGGTTCTTGAGATCGAGGAAGTTTGCTGTGTCAGCTGCGGCGTTTCCATTAGTGAGAATTCCAGCGGCCTTGCAAACGTCGAGGTGATCTTGGGGGATCTTGATGCGCTCCTGCATCTGCTCGGGGGCCTCGATCAGGATCATGGCCAGACCGGAAGCAAGATGCCAATCGATGTGGCAGTGGAAGATCCAGACGCCGGGGTTGTCGGCAACGAAACGCATGACAAAGTAGCCTTGGGGCGGCAGAACGAACGTGTCTCTGCGGGCCGGGATCTTGGGGAACGCGGTGTGGTTGCTTGGGTCGTAATAGACAGGGTCTCCGTTCAAGTAGTCGTAAAAGTGAGGCCCATAGGGCGGCGCACGATCAATGACCTGGAAGTTGTGGCCGTGAAGATGGAACGGGTGTGAGCCACCGTCGGCGTTGTTTACCACGATCTGCACGACATCGTTGTGGTTGAGAACCATTGGATGTGTGAATTCGCCGTAGATCTCGCTGTTGGCTACCAAATCTCCAGCAGACATGGCAGTGAAGAGAGATGGCACCTTGGGCTTGGTGTAAGAGATGTTGTTCAGGAATGCGTAGCTGAATCCCGTGTTTAAGTTGTTCATGATGACCGTCACGTTAATCTCCAGATCAGGCTCGGGGAGAagctccatcttgtccacaGGCACCAGTGTAATATCGTCGAAGGGAACGAGCTCCGTGGCGTCAGTGACATTGATTGTGGCCTGTGGGTGGTCGGCATTCTTGTTGTACTCCAGCCAGTTGGTGTTGTTCAGTTGAAGATCGTCGGGGATACCATCGAGCAGGGCAGAGTCCGCCACGGTGACAATGGGATAGTTCGTTGTTGTCTCGTTCTTGGTCGTCAGGAGGATCGCATATCTCTGAGCGACAGCAATGTAGAGAGTGTCAGCCTCGGTAGGCTCCGTGTATACACCATCGATTTCCACAATTTTAAAGGTGTGGCCTTCGATGTAGAAGTACTGCGCAACAAAGGCActgatgttgatgagtcGGATCAGATATGTCTTGTTCGGCTCGACAGGGAGGCTGGTGTTCATGGTATcgttgaagaggaaggatGATGGAATAGGTTCTGCGCCGGTAGGGTTGTACACAGACATGAACTCTTCCGACAAAATGCCATCAACCATCTCGTGGTACCAGTCAGACAAGGTAACTGTAAACTCTCCATCAAACTTGAATGGCGCATGCTCGTCGTGCACGATGAGCGCCTGGCGGTAACCATCGGGGTAGCAGTAGTCTGTGTGGCAGTGATACCAGTAGGTGCCGTTCTGGTTCACAGTAAAGTTGTAAGTCATGCTCTGTCCAGGAGGCACAGGGCACTGCGTGACCATGGAAGCGCCGTCCATGTGGtttgtggtgttttggaACATGCCGTGCCAGTGGATTGAGCACGGCCTGtctccaaggccattgtGCATGTTGACGACGAGCTGATCGCCCTTGTCAACCTCAATCAGAGGCAACGGCCATTGGTTGTTGATTCCAACAACTTTGCGCTCCGCCAATCCATCAGGGTTGGCCGTCACCCAGGTGACATTGAAGTCGTATGTGACTGTCTTGGCCTGGCAGCCAAGGGCCGCGAGAGCCAGAACCAAAAAGCGCTTCATCTTGAACACAActgactttggcttctcctcTGCCACCTCCGGGTGAG of the Trichoderma breve strain T069 chromosome 4, whole genome shotgun sequence genome contains:
- a CDS encoding multicopper oxidase domain-containing protein — encoded protein: MKRFLVLALAALGCQAKTVTYDFNVTWVTANPDGLAERKVVGINNQWPLPLIEVDKGDQLVVNMHNGLGDRPCSIHWHGMFQNTTNHMDGASMVTQCPVPPGQSMTYNFTVNQNGTYWYHCHTDYCYPDGYRQALIVHDEHAPFKFDGEFTVTLSDWYHEMVDGILSEEFMSVYNPTGAEPIPSSFLFNDTMNTSLPVEPNKTYLIRLINISAFVAQYFYIEGHTFKIVEIDGVYTEPTEADTLYIAVAQRYAILLTTKNETTTNYPIVTVADSALLDGIPDDLQLNNTNWLEYNKNADHPQATINVTDATELVPFDDITLVPVDKMELLPEPDLEINVTVIMNNLNTGFSYAFLNNISYTKPKVPSLFTAMSAGDLVANSEIYGEFTHPMVLNHNDVVQIVVNNADGGSHPFHLHGHNFQVIDRAPPYGPHFYDYLNGDPVYYDPSNHTAFPKIPARRDTFVLPPQGYFVMRFVADNPGVWIFHCHIDWHLASGLAMILIEAPEQMQERIKIPQDHLDVCKAAGILTNGNAAADTANFLDLKNQAAQPGWIPDGFTARGIVALVFSILSAIIGIISIVIYGLADVKNKQADENVPESEQGEVAVEETVENPPKS